ACAATTTTATGAAAAGGAAAAAGAGAATTTTATTCTGAAAGAGAAGATCTTACAACTTCGATTTGTTCAGTTGCCCAAGCAGTTTTTAAACAAGGACGCAGTGGTTAAAAGACTAAACGAATTTAACGAGGAGGATCAGGTATTTTTGGATTCGATCGGGGTGCAATTTACCAAGCTCAATTTCAACGATTCTTTATGGATTCCCCTCACCAGGATCATACAGGAGATACCTCCACTGACCTATGAAAACGAAGGCAGATACCTAAAAAAATCACAATTTTTTGAAATGGAGGACTCTCTGGGGGTATATTTGGGGAAGATAAGCGATATTAGGGATATCAATGAAATTGCTCCCCTCAGCTATATCAAACCGACACTCCGACAAGTATTACTCAATAGGAGAAAGCTCGATTTCTTAAATCGACTCGAAACAGAGCTCCTCGATGAGGCTGTAAAACAAAACGAATTCGAAATCTATGAAAAAGATTAAAAATAATTTCCTGCTGTTCGCTTTAGCGGCATGGACCTTTACGGGCTTCGCTCAGGAAGAAGCCCCTGCGGAAGTTTCTGAGGATCAAGTACAAGAAATGTCCGAAACCACTGCGTCTGCTAAAGACACTATTAATTCATTCGAACGGATTAAGTTAGACGGAATAGCTGCTGTTGTTGGGGACTACGTTATTCTCGACTCCGATATCGAGAAAACGCTGATTGATCTCAGGAGTCAGGGCGCTTCAACAGAAGACATCACCCATTGTAGTCTTTTAGGGAAGCTTATGGAAGACCGACTTTACGCTCATCAGGCTGTTCAGGACAGTATCCTGGTTTCTGATGACGAGGTAAATGCCACCAGTGACCGACAGATCCAGCAATTGGTTCAGCAAGTGGGCTCTATGGAGAAGGTACTTCAATTTTATAAAAAAGAGACCGTAGAGGATTTCAGGGAAGAACTCTACAACATCAACAAACTCAGGATGCTGTCTGAAAAGATGCAACAGAAAATCGTAGGCGAAATCCAGGTTACCCCTGAGGAAGTACGGCAGTTCTTTAGGAATATTCCGGAAGACGAAAAACCCGTCTTCGGAGCTGAACTTGAAATTTCTCAAATCGTAAAGACACCTGTGATTCCTGAGGAAGAAAAGCAGAAGGTGGTCAATAAGTTAAGGGAGATTAAAGCCGATATCGAGGACAATGATGCCAGTTTTAGCGTTAAAGCCATCCTGTATTCCCAGGATCCGGGATCTAAGTCGAAAGGCGGTTTTTACAGTATGACCAGAGAGACACCTTTTGTAAAGGAGTTTAAAGACGTGGCCTTTAGCCTGCAGGAGGGCGAGATTTCGGAACCCTTCGAGACTACCTTCGGTTATCATATTATTTTTATTGAAAAGATACGCGGGCAGGAATTAGACTTGCGGCATATCCTTATCCAGCCCGAAATTCCTCAGGCAGCAGTTGAGGCAGCAAAAATTGAATTAGATACCATCCGAAAACAAATCATGGAGGGCAAATACACTTTTGCAGAAGCTGCCCTTAATTTTTCAGATGAAAAAGAGACGAAGTTTGACGGAGGCCTGCTGAGGAATCCAATCAATTTTGATTCTCGATTTGAATTGACAAAAATGGATCCAACCCTCTACAATCAGGTTCGGAATCTAAAGGATGAAGAGATATCTTACCCACTGCTGGAATCAGACCCCAGGGGTGGCCCTCCAAAATATAAGATCCTGAAGGTAACCAACAGATATGACGAGCACGAAGCTGATTTTGCCAAGGATTATTTAAAGATTCAGGAACTGGCCCTCAGGGAAAAGCAATATAAAGCCATCAAAGAATGGATGGATGAGCATATCGATGACACCTATGTGAGCGTTAATGTGGCAAACAGATCTTGTGAATTTGCTAATAACTGGGTGAAGGAATAGACTATGTCAGATGTTAAGGCCATTGAAGAATTAGGTAAAAAACACCTATCCCTGAAAAGGGAAATTGCGAAAGTAATTGTAGGTCAGAATGAGGTCATAGATCTTATCCTATTGTCTATTTACACCGGGGGACACTCCCTGTTGATTGGTGTTCCGGGTTTGGCGAAAACCTTGATGGTAAATACAATTGCTCAAACTCTTGGTCTCGATTTTAAGCGTATCCAATTTACTCCAGATCTTATGCCCAGTGATATTCTGGGCAGCGAGGTATTAGATCAAAACAGAACTTTTAAATTTATCAAAGGCCCTGTCTTTGCCAATATTATCCTGGCGGATGAAATCAACCGGACGCCACCCAAAACCCAGGCAGCCTTGCTTGAGGCCATGCAGGAAAGGGCCGTAACCATTGCCGGGGAAAGACATAAACTCAGCTCCCCGTATTTTGTCCTGGCCACCCAAAACCCCATTGAACAGGAAGGGACCTATCCTTTACCCGAGGCGCAATTAGACCGGTTTATGTTTGCTATTGAGTTAAAATATCCCTCACTGGCCGAAGAAGTTCAGATTGTAAAAGAGACCACAGATGACGAGGAAGCAACGATCAATGCTCTTTTCAATGCCGAGGAAATTCTCGCAGTGCAGCATCTTGTAAGGCGGATTCCTGTTCCAAACAATGTGGTAGAATACGCCGTGAAGTTGGTAAATAATACCCGCCCCGGAACTCCTTCATCTTCGGATTATATCAACCAGTATCTCGATTGGGGTGCAGGTCCAAGGGCTTCTCAAAACCTTGTTCTCGGTGCAAAAGCTCATGCCGCAGTACATGGAAAATTCTCTCCAGACATCGAAGATGTTCAAGCCATTGCACTCGGTATTTTGAGGCACAGAATTATAAAAAACTACAAGGCTGAGGCAGAAGGCATCAGCGAAGAGGATATTATTCACCATTTAATGTAGCCTTATTTAATCTTGCTGCAGCTGTGGCATATCCCTCTTAACAGGCTGATAAGCAATCTACAATTTTCAAATCCCTATTTTTTTCGTTTTTTATTCTGTTGTGAGCAATGGGATATATCCTATTTTACAGACTTCATAATACTTTAGAAGGGCTCTAAAAAGTTTCAAGAACCCCTTTTAATTTTTTATCTTTGGGAGATTAACAATTGATAAACTAACGTATAATGGCATTTGATATCGACATGATTAAAGGCGTTTACGCCAAGATGGGAGAACGGGTTGATGCAGCTCGTAAATTAGTGGGGAAACCACTCACCCTGTCTGAAAAAATACTTTACTCTCATTTGTGGGAAGGAACCCCTTCTACAGTCTTCAGAAGAGGAAAGGATTATGTCGATTTTGCCCCTGACAGGGTGGCTTGCCAGGATGCTACGGCTCAAATGGCTCTTTTGCAGTTTATGCACGCCGGTAAACCTAAAGTTGCAGTCCCGACCACAGTACATTGTGACCACCTTATTCAGGCAAAAGTTGGGGCTGAAGCCGATCTTAAAAGGGCAAATCAAACCAGTAATGAAGTTTTCGATTTTCTGGAATCGGTCTCAAATAAATACGGGATAGGTTTCTGGAAGCCGGGAGCAGGGATCATCCACCAGGTAGTGCTTGAAAACTACGCCTTTCCGGGAGGGATGATGATAGGAACCGATTCACATACAGTGAATGCAGGAGGATTAGGAATGGTCGCCATTGGGGTTGGCGGTGCTGATGCTGTTGATGTTATGGCCGGCATGGCCTGGGAACTCAAGTTTCCCAAGTTGATCGGAGTAAAATTAAAAGGGAAATTAAGCGGATGGACAGCCCCCAAGGATGTTATCCTGAAAGTCGCCGACATATTAACCGTTAAAGGAGGTACCGGAGCAATTGTAGAATATTTTGGTGAAGGAGCCACTTCAATGTCCTGTACCGGAAAAGGAACTATTTGTAATATGGGAGCAGAAGTTGGAGCTACAACTTCAACTTTTGGTTACGATGAATCAATGGATCGATACCTCAGGGGAACGGATAGGGCAGATGTTGCCGATGAAGCTAAAAAAGTAGCCGAGCACCTCACTGCAGATCCAGAGGTATACCAGGAGCCAGAAAAATATTTTGACCAGGTGATAGAGATCGATCTAAACACTCTTGAACCTCATCTCAACGGGCCATTTACGCCGGACCTTTCTACGCCCATTTCTAAAATGAGCGAGGCTGCTAAAGCCAATGACTGGCCTTTAAATGTAGAAGTTGGCCTTATCGGATCATGTACTAATTCGTCTTATGAAGACATTTCCAGGGCCGCATCTCTGGCAAAACAGGTCTCAGAGAAGAATTTAAAGACAAAATCGAAGTTTACCATCACTCCGGGTTCAGAACTAGTGCGCTACACCATTGAACGAGACGGATTTATCAAGACCTTCAACAATATCGGTGCAACCGTTTTTGCCAACGCATGCGGACCGTGCATCGGTATGTGGGATCGCTACGGCGACAAGGCGGCAAATGGCCCCCGAAATACCATCGTACATTCGTTTAACCGGAATTTTGCCAAAAGGGCTGATGGAAATCCGAATACTTTAGCATTTGTAGGATCTCCTGAACTGGTAACTGCCATTGCTATCGCAGGAAGATTAGACTTCAACCCTATTACAGATTCACTGATTAACGAAGACGGACAAGAAGTTAGGCTAGATGAACCCCGCGGCTACGAACTTCCGCCGGAAGGCTTTGCGGTTGAGGATGCAGGTTACGTTGCCCCAAAGGAAGACGGCAGCTCTGTGGATGTTAAGGTAGCTACCGACTCAGAACGCTTACAACTTCTTGCACCCTTTACACCTATTTCCAATGAAAGTCTGCAAGGAATGAAATTGTTGATCAAGGCCTTTGGAAAATGTACGACCGACCATATTTCTATGGCAGGACCCTGGTTGAGGTACAGAGGGCATTTAGACAATATCGCCAATAATACCCTTATCGGTGCCGTAAATGCCTTTAACAAGAAGACCAATTTTGTAAAGAACCAACTTACAGGGGAATACGGAGGCGTACCCGATACACAGAGACTGTATAAGGAAAAAGGGATCAAGACCATTGTTGTGGGTGATCACAACTACGGAGAAGGTTCTTCAAGGGAACACGCAGCCATGCAACCCAGGCATCTGGGGGTAGCAGCTGTCCTGGTTAAATCGTTTGCCAGGATCCATGAAACCAACCTAAAGAAACAGGGAATGTTGGCGCTCACTTTTAGCAACGAAGCTGATTACGATAAGATACAGGAAGACGATACCTTTAATTTTATCGATATTCAAAATTTTGCTCCGGATGTTCCGCTTACCATTGAAGTTGTGCATAAGGATGGATTAAAGGATAAGATCAAGGTGAATCATACCTACAATGCTCAGCAGATTGCCTGGTTCCGGGAAGGATCGGCCCTTAATGTTATCAAAAAAGAAAATGCTGCATGATCGGTCTTATTTGATCAAACTGGTACAACCAGAAGACCCTCCTAATTCAATAAGACATATTTCATGGCCATAAAGAAAAAGACGGTACTCAATATCCTTCTTATAGCTTTTATTCTTTCTTTTTTTGTTACTCCCCTGGGGTATCATAGTAAGATTTTATTAAACCGTATTTTTTCGGGTACACCTTCTGAAATACCCATAGGAAAAAGGAAGCAGATCACTGATTATGACTGGCGGCTAAAAGACGAAGATTGGAATATTATCAATTTCAGTCCATCAAAAGGAAAGGTAGTTTTTATCAATTTCTGGGCTTCCTGGAGCCTGCCGTCAGACGCCCAACTCAATAGTATTCAGAAGCTCTACGATAAATTTAAGGGGAAAGTTGATTTTTATATAATCACCAATGAGGAGCAGGCCCCTGTTCGGGAATATATGGAGGAGAAGGAGTACGACTTTCCTGTAACCTACCTTATAATTGGAGATAAATCCGCACTTCCTGTTTTAGAACCCCCCGGATCTTATGTCGTTGATAAAAAGGGTTATGTAGTCGCAGAAGAGCTCGCTATAAAGGATTGGGACAATGAGAAGGTATTTGAATTGATTGAAAAGTTGTTGAACGAAAAGTGAATTAAAGACGACCTTCCGGAAGGCTAGTTGTGGGTTTTTACAGTATAGGGGCCTTATTTTTAGCATTTTGAATTGCTTCAACTCATATAATTGAAACCCAGCTGGGATAGAAACGGCCAAAACAGGAGCTTAGGATTGGCATAAGAACTCTGTAAGAGAAATGCCTGATAATTTATTGACGCAGTAAAAAGTGGCATCACAGATCACCACCTTAACTTTTTTCAAATACAAGAAGCTCACAGATCAGATCTGGGCCTTTGGCATGATGCAATTCGCCCACTCCTCGTTGAGAAAAACAGAAGGTCTTACTTTCTATAAGCTTTTGGGAACAGGCAGAGAAGGATTTGATCCCAAACCTGATTGGAGCGTTTACGCCCTTCTACAAGTATGGGAAAGTGAGGAAAAGGCAGATGTTTTTTTTCAACATTCATCCCTGATAAAAAAATACAGAAAGCACAGTCACGAAAACTGGACCTTGTATTTGAGGAATAAGATAGCAAGGGGAAAATGGGCCGGCAGCAATCCGTTTTCTGTTTATCCTGAACTAACTGAAAAGATTCCTTATGTAGTTGCTATTACAAGGGCTACCATCAAATTCAAGTACCTCCGCAGATTCTGGAAAAGTGTCCCCGCTTCTCAAAACCCATTGCGGGGTAATTCTAATCTGATCTATACCAAAGGAATTGGGGAGTTGCCCTTTATGCAAATGGCTACTTTTAGTCTATGGGAGAATCAGCAAGCCTTAGACGAATTTGCATACAGAAGCAAAGAACACATTAAAGTGATCGGAGATACTCGCACCCTTGGTTGGTATAAAGAGGAACTGTTTTCGCGTTTTCAACCCTATCGTTCACTCGGATGCTGGGAGGGAAGAAATCCACTGATCTTTAAGGAATCCGATCTCAACTAAACCAAAGGAAAAAATACAGAAAAAAGACCAGCTGTGCTGAGTACAAATGTGCAGAAAACTTCAAATTGCCACTGATTTTCGCAACGCGTATGATCATTTGAAAAATCAAGGCTACGGCCAACCAGCAGATGTAATTACTTAGCGGAACCACATTCATATCGAATCCCCAAAAGTCGAACCTGGGAGCACTTTGCTCCATAAAGAAATCAAGGACAAGCATAAGAGAGGCAGCAAAAATCAATTGTAAGACTGGTTTTTTAACCAGGTATTGCGCAATGCTTGCAGTTATAAAACTAAGAAGGGCCCAATTAACACCAATCAGGTAAGGAACGCCGTCTAGCTTAGGTCCCAGATTGGCTCCGTAATTATAGGTACCGAATAGAATGCCGTATTTCACTCCAAGCCATTCCGCAAACATGCCCAGAATCCATAACACCGCAAAAACAGCAGTTTTTTTTCGGGTATTGATCGGATAAACCAGGAAGAGTAAAATTGAAGAAATGATAAGGTTTACCGGCGTTTTCTGCACAAACCACTCCTCAAATCCTATGCTGATGCCTATCAGGGCCGTAATATGGAACAACCATATTACCGCAATGGACCATATTCCATTTTTACTTTCAGGCATTTTGCTGATTTAATTTTATTTCCGGTACGAGGTCGCTTACGATTTTAGCAGACAGCAAACATAGAGGAATCCCACCTCCAGGATGAACCGAGCCTCCGCAAAAGTAGAGATTTTGAACCTGCCGTGAAAAATTGGGATGTCTCAGAAAGGCTGCAAATTTCGAATTACTGGCTGCACCGTAAAGGGCACCCCGGTAGGAGCTGGTATTTTCCTGAATACCCACAGGATCTAAAATGTGCTCAGTGAGAATCAGGGGTTCAATTTCACGATTCAGAGACGCTGATAACTTTTTAAGAATGGTTTTACGTGCCTGGGCTTTCAAAGTGGTCCAGTCCTGTCCGTAGTCCCCGGGAGCATTGATCATGACAAACCAGTTTTCACACCCGGGTGGAGCATCCTCAGACACATCCTTGGCTGTTATGTTGACATATACCGTTGGGTGTTCAGGTAGTGTTTTATCCTGAAAAATCGACCTGAACTCTGCCGGATAATCCTCGCTGAAAAATATATTGTGAAGATCGAGCTCCTTAAAGCTTGCGTTGATACCCCAATAGAAGATCAGTGCCGAGCTTGATCGTTCCTGTTTGAGGGTTTTGGTTGGATGTTTTAGCTGGGGTAATAATTGTTTATAGGTAGGATAGATATCCATATTGGAAATTACAAGGTCTGCCGAATAGCTGGTAGTGGAAGTTTTGATGCCTGTGGCTGTTTTACCCTCTATGACTATTTGCTCAACCTTTTGGTTAAAATGAAAGTTTACACCCTGATCTTTCGCTAATTCATAAAGGCTCTGACTTATTCGATGCATTCCACCTTTGGGGATAAATGTGCCGTAATGCATTTCTAAATGAGGGATCAAAGACATGATCCCGGGAGTCTGGTAAGGGGAGGAACCATTATAGGTGGCATAGCGGTTAAACAGCTGTACAAGCTTGGGGTTTTTAAATTTTGCAGAATTTACTGTGTTCAGGGATTGCCCAAGGTCCAGTGAATGAAGTTGTAAGATGGCTTTGATCGTATCAGCAGAGAGGTAGGTTTTTAATTTGTGCAATGAATTTTCAAGGAAGATGCCAGCCGTAAGCTTGTACTTGCGTCTGTTTCTCTTGAGATATGTGATGATTTTATCCGGACTTTCATCAAAAAATCCGAAGCTTCTTCCACAAAGGTCTTTTCATTGGCATGGACAGTAAATCGGGATCCATCAGACCAGAAATAATTACAAACTGTATCTTTTTTTGAATATTGGAAATAGTGGGTGGGATCCAACCCGAAAAGATGAAATAATTCTTCTATAAAATGGGGCATTGTAAATAGGGAGGGGCCCAAATCGAAGCGAAAGCCATCTTGTGAAATCGCATGAAGCTTGCCTCCCGGGTATGAATTTTTTTCGAAGACCTCTACTTCGTAACCCATTTTACGAATCCTGAGGGCTGAAGCTAATCCTGCGATACCCGAGCCAATTACAATGGCTTTTGGCATGGAATTTATTTCTTAAAATATTTGAAAGGAACCCAAAGCATGCCAAAACATTCTCCTTCTTCTTTCCCGAGATGCTTGTGATGGATCTTGTGCGCACGTCGCACTCCTCTGGCATACCAATTATTGGCGTTCCTGAAAATTTTAAACCGCTGATGGATAAAAATATCATGAACCAGGAAGTAAGTAGCACCATATGCCATAATCCCGAAACCGATGGGATAGCCATACCAGAAAGTACTATTACCGGCCAGTATAATGAAGGTCATGCTCAGTACGGCATAAAAGATAAAGAAGGCATCATTTCGTTCAAACCAGGAATCGTGATCTTTCCTGTGGTGATCCTTGTGAAGGCTCCAGAGAAAACCGTGCATTATATATTTATGGGTAAACCAGGCCATAAATTCCATAATGCAAAATGTGGTTAGGAAAATTAAGATCCAGAATACTATTTTCATCATTAAAAATTATACAAGATTGAGTTTATAATTGACGTATGAAGTCGCCAGTAACCCAAATTTTTGATAGTTGGGAACCCTGATCCGAGCGTTTTTAATTTCGAGTGATGGGGTGCGCTGAAGTTTTTTCAAGAGCTGAAAGTAGTATTTATAAGCCGTGTATACTCCAAATTTGGCATCATTGGGCAGTCTCACAATTCCCTCATAACCTTTTTTGAAGTCCTCTCTGATCTCCTCTACAATAAGCGTTTTGGAAGCCTCGTCTAACTGAAGCAAGTTGGTATTGGGGAAATACGACCTGTTCAACACTTCATAGTCTGCTTTGAGATCCCTTAAGAAATTGACTTTCTGAAAGGCCGATCCTAGGGCCATAGCAGAATCCTTTAATTCTTCGTATTGCTGATCATCACCGTTCACAAAGACCCTGAGGCACATCAGGCCTACCACATCAGCAGAACCGTAAATGTATTCTTTAAACTCATCCTGAGTAGAATACACCTTCTTGTCAAGGTCCATGCGCATACTTTTCATAAAGGAATCAACCAGATGACGTGGAATATTATATTGATGAAAACTATGCTGAAAGGCATTTAGTATGGGATTGAGACTAATTTTGTTCAATAAACTGTCTTCCAATTCCTTTTCAAAGGAATTAAAAAGTTCTTTTTTGTTGTAATCGTGAAAGGAGTCTACAATCTCATCAGCGAAGCGTACAAATCCATAAATATTATAAATATCCTTCCTGATGGAAGGAGCAAGCATCTTTGTAGCAAGTGCAAAGGAAGTGCTGTAAGACTGGGTTACGGTCTTACTACACTCATATGATACCTGGTCGAAAATAGACTTCATGAAGCGATAATTACTTTTGTTGACTAATAAGTTCAGATACTAATTTGCCCGAAATCAAGGACGGCGGTACCCCGGGTCCTGGTACGGTCAATTGTCCTGTGAAAAACAGATCTTTTACTTTTTTACTCTTGAGACCTGGTCTTAGAAAAGCAGTTTGTAAAAGAGTATTGGCCATTCCATATGCATTCCCCTTGTACGAATTGTACTGCTCCTTAAAGTCATTGACACAAAAGGACTCCTTAAATATAATATTATTTTTAGCTGCTGAGCTGTTCGTTCTTCCAGCCTATTGATAATGATGTCAAAATATTGCTCCCGGAGCTCGTCGTTATCTTCCAGATCAGGTGCGATAGGAACGAGAAAAAAACCGGTTTCATAGCCCTCAGGCGCCATTGATGCATCGGTGACAGAGGGGAAATTTACGTAGAATAACGGTTCTGTCGGCCATTTGGGCTCATCGTAGATTTCTTCCGCATGTCGCTCAAAATCAGTGTCAAAGAACAGGTTGTGATGTTCAATATTCTTTAGTTTTTTATCAAACCCCACATAGAAGAGTAGGGAGGAGGGGGCAAACGTCTTGTTTTCCCAGTAGGCTTCCGAATACTGTCTGTACTGTGGGTCTAAAAGCGTTTCTGAGTGGTGATAATCCGCGCCTGATAAGACAAAATCAGCCTCAATTTGCTGTTGATTTATTTCAATACCCTCAGCTTTTCCATTCGCTACCCTGATCTTCTCAACAGCATGACCTGTATGGATTTGTACACCGAGTTCTTCCGCCAGTGATTTCATCCCCTCGATAATTTTATACATTCCGCCTTTGGGGTGCCAGGTTCCTAGCCCGAAATCGGCAAAATTCATAAAACTGTAAAACGATGGGGTCTTGCTGGGTTTCGCCCCGAGAAAAAGTACGGGAAATTCAAGGGTGGCGATCAGTTTTGGGTTTTTAAATTGTTTTCTTACCTGCCCGCTGATAGTTTTAAAAAACTGATCAACTCTCATCGCCGTATCTACGGTAACCAGTTCAAACGGGGAGATCCCAGGGCGATATACAATTTTATTGATCGCGATATCGTAATTTTCCTGAGCTTTTGAGATGAACTTTCTCAAATGTGTAGAGCTTCCTGATTCAATTCGTTCAAACTCTTCACAAATTTTGTCCATACTGTCACCTATGGTAATAACATCATCAGAGAAAAATATTTTATATGCCGGACTCAGTTTATCGAGTTGATAGTAATTTGAAGTACTCTTTCCAAAATCGTTGAAGAAGCGTTCAAAGATATCAGGCATCCAGTACCAACTAGGTCCGATATCAAAGGTAAAGCCATCTCTTACGAGTTGTCTGGCTCTTCCTCCAACGGTATTATTTTTTTCGTAGACATCAACCTCAAAGCCTGCCTTTGCCAGATAACAAGCGGCTGATAGCGAAGAAAATCCAGATCCTATGATGACAACTTTTTTACTCATGTTTATTAAAGCGTACCATTACTAAAAAATTTACAGGGCTGCGGCTAAATGTTCCACAGATTCAAATGCCCTGATATATCCCGGAAGTTTGTTGTTGGCCAGGAATTGAGTTTGCCTGCCTAAAATCCACAATTTAGAAGCGCCGTCCGGACTTAGGATTTCCGTAAAGTCGTCAATGTATTGCCCTAAGCTGTCTTTGGTAGGAATTACCGTAAAATAGGATAAGAAATGCAGATTTTTGTAGTATTTCTGCAGGTCAGTAAGGCTATCAAGGGGCATGGTCTGTCCCAGGTAAATAGTCTTATATCCACGTAACAGCAATTCGTAGTTTACAAACAACAACCCAATTTCATGAATTTCGTTTTCAGGAAGAAATAGGACAAAGACCTTGTCTTCCCTGCTGGGTTCCACGGTCTGAATCTTTTCAGTGCTGGTATATATTTTTTGTTTAATCAAGTTGGTGATAAAGTGTTCGTGGGAAGGACTGATAGTATCGGTTTGCCACAAAAGACCCAATTCGTTGAGAAGGGGAATAAAAACTTCCCAGAAAATCTCTCTGAATGATCGTTCAGCTATAAGGCTGTTGTAGGTATTTTGGAAGAGAGACAGATCAAAATTGATCATGGATAATTTAAAGGCATTGATAGCATGGCTTTTGGTGCTGTTATTTGCTACCAATTCTCTCACCACAATGGGGAGCTCGTCCTCCGGGATCTTGGCAATCTTGGAAATCTTATAGCCACTATTGTACAACAGGGTTATGTTTAACAACTTTTGAAGACTTGCTAAACTATAAGTGCGAATATTTGTGGCCGTGCGTTCCGGACTTAAAAGTTTGTACCTCTTTTCCCAGATTCGAATGGTATGAGCTTTTATACCAGAGAGGTTTTCAAGGTCCCTGATACTAAAGAATTTCTTTACATTGTTCATTGTATATCACTAAAAGTTAAACAAAGTTACAATTTTTTAATAGTGATACTTCTAAGGGTAACGTTAAATTTTTATTAGAATGATTGAATTAGGGACCCAACTTTAGGAAGATAACATTCTGTTTCTTAAAACCTTCTGTCGGGATGGAAAGCGTTGAGAGACATGGATAGCGGTTGTTCCGAAATGAGTTCGCTGACCAGCTTGCCGGTAGCCGGACCGAGGCTCCAACCCATCATGGCATGTCCTGTCGCGACGGTTAGGTTGGAGAAACCTGATGTGCGTCCAATGTAGGGCAGACCGTCAGGGCTTACCGGTCTGAGGCCACATCTGGCTGCATTTCTCTCCGCTTCCGTAATTCGAATAGTTGGATAATAATTCTCAGCGGCCATTGCTATGGCGTTGACCCTTTCCTTGCGGATATGATTATTGATGCCTGAGAATTCCATCGTTCCTGCAAATCGCGTAAAGTGTGTCATTGGGGTTACCGCCACCTTGGCTTCCATAAGTATAGCCGGCAGTCGAACATCAATGGGTCTTTCCACA
This DNA window, taken from Muriicola soli, encodes the following:
- a CDS encoding phytoene/squalene synthase family protein, with product MKSIFDQVSYECSKTVTQSYSTSFALATKMLAPSIRKDIYNIYGFVRFADEIVDSFHDYNKKELFNSFEKELEDSLLNKISLNPILNAFQHSFHQYNIPRHLVDSFMKSMRMDLDKKVYSTQDEFKEYIYGSADVVGLMCLRVFVNGDDQQYEELKDSAMALGSAFQKVNFLRDLKADYEVLNRSYFPNTNLLQLDEASKTLIVEEIREDFKKGYEGIVRLPNDAKFGVYTAYKYYFQLLKKLQRTPSLEIKNARIRVPNYQKFGLLATSYVNYKLNLV
- a CDS encoding sterol desaturase family protein — encoded protein: MKIVFWILIFLTTFCIMEFMAWFTHKYIMHGFLWSLHKDHHRKDHDSWFERNDAFFIFYAVLSMTFIILAGNSTFWYGYPIGFGIMAYGATYFLVHDIFIHQRFKIFRNANNWYARGVRRAHKIHHKHLGKEEGECFGMLWVPFKYFKK
- a CDS encoding MerR family transcriptional regulator is translated as MNNVKKFFSIRDLENLSGIKAHTIRIWEKRYKLLSPERTATNIRTYSLASLQKLLNITLLYNSGYKISKIAKIPEDELPIVVRELVANNSTKSHAINAFKLSMINFDLSLFQNTYNSLIAERSFREIFWEVFIPLLNELGLLWQTDTISPSHEHFITNLIKQKIYTSTEKIQTVEPSREDKVFVLFLPENEIHEIGLLFVNYELLLRGYKTIYLGQTMPLDSLTDLQKYYKNLHFLSYFTVIPTKDSLGQYIDDFTEILSPDGASKLWILGRQTQFLANNKLPGYIRAFESVEHLAAAL
- the crtD gene encoding 1-hydroxycarotenoid 3,4-desaturase CrtD, coding for MITYLKRNRRKYKLTAGIFLENSLHKLKTYLSADTIKAILQLHSLDLGQSLNTVNSAKFKNPKLVQLFNRYATYNGSSPYQTPGIMSLIPHLEMHYGTFIPKGGMHRISQSLYELAKDQGVNFHFNQKVEQIVIEGKTATGIKTSTTSYSADLVISNMDIYPTYKQLLPQLKHPTKTLKQERSSSALIFYWGINASFKELDLHNIFFSEDYPAEFRSIFQDKTLPEHPTVYVNITAKDVSEDAPPGCENWFVMINAPGDYGQDWTTLKAQARKTILKKLSASLNREIEPLILTEHILDPVGIQENTSSYRGALYGAASNSKFAAFLRHPNFSRQVQNLYFCGGSVHPGGGIPLCLLSAKIVSDLVPEIKLNQQNA
- a CDS encoding phytoene desaturase family protein; amino-acid sequence: MPKAIVIGSGIAGLASALRIRKMGYEVEVFEKNSYPGGKLHAISQDGFRFDLGPSLFTMPHFIEELFHLFGLDPTHYFQYSKKDTVCNYFWSDGSRFTVHANEKTFVEEASDFLMKVRIKSSHISRETDASTSLRLASSLKIHCTN